CTGCAGCCCATCGCTGACCACCACGATGGCATTCTTGCCGCCGGCTCCACTGAGGTCTTGTCCGGCCGCCATCAGGGCCGCCGCCAGCGGGCTGTTGCCGCCGGCCTCCTTGACAGCATCGAGGCCCTGCTGCAAACCACTGCGGGTGTAACGGGCAAGTCCATAGATCAACTCGGTTTCAGCGGCCATCTGCTTTGAATGAAGACCGAAATGACGCAACCCGGTATTGAAACCCAGATCTGGGGGCAGGCTGCGATTGATCCCGGCGATCACCCCCTTGGCATCCTGGAAGTTGGTGCCGCTTCCTTCCATAGCCATGGTCATCGAACTGTCCAGGATGAACAGCGCATTGTTCACCCTGGGCTGGTACTTGCCCGACTCGAAAGTCGCCGGACTGAAAGTCATCGGCGCCATTCTGGTCTGTTGTGCGGCACAGCCGAAAAGAAACGCACTGCTTAACAAAAGCATGGCGATTGCGGAAAATGTTCGTCTCATCTTTCTGCCTCCTCACGGGTGGTGTATCGAGGTGTGAACCCGTCGCGGAATCTGAAGTCCCATCTGCCGGGTTCGGCAACAGGTTGAATTCGTCAAGAGGAAAAGAGTTCGCCAGGCGGGAAACTGTCGTCAGTTCAGCCACCCCTCCCCTGTATTCCTGACTATTCCAGTAAATTTTAGCAGTGAGCCGGGCTTTGTCAAAAAAGAGAGAAGGATTATTTACAGACAGCGGCGGAACAGGGGACGGGGGGCATTGGCCAGACAGGCGCCGGTGACAACCAGGATGCCGCCGACCAGCAGCGACGGGCTGAGGGTTTCACCGAGCAGCAGGGTGGCAAGCAGCACCCCGTTGACCGGGACAAAATTGATGAAGACCGCGGCCCGCGACGGGCCGATGGCTTCAATCCCCTGAAAGTACCAGAGAAAACTGACCACGGTGCCGAACAGACCGAGATAGCCGATGCTCAGCCAGGAAGATATGGAAAGCCCGAGGGCTTCGGCGAAGCTGTCCTGCAGCAGCGCCGGAATCAGCAGCAGCAGGGTCCCGACGAGGGACGACCAGCAGACGGCGGCCAGCGGCGACAACCCCCGCATGGCGGTCTTGCCGATCACCGAGTAGAGCGTCCAGGAGAGCACGCAGCCGAAAATCAGCAGCTCGCCGCGGCCGATGCCGCCCTGCAGGATCAGCTCCGGGTTGCCCCGGGTGATGACCAGCATGGCGCCGAAGATCGACAGGGGGATGCCCAGCAGACGGCTGAAGGGCAGGGATTCCCGATAAACCAGGACCGAACAGAGGGTGATGGCGACCGGGTTGAGGGCAATGATCAGCGCCGCCCGACCGGCACCGATCTGTGTCAATCCGTTGAAGAAGAAGAGGTTGTAGGCAAAGATACCGGTCAGTCCCAGTGAGCTGACGGCCAGCATCTGCCGGCGGTCGAGTTTCGGCAGCCGTCCCTCCAGACGCCGGGTGGCCACCACCAGCAGCAGCGAGGCGAACAGGAAGCGGAAGAAAGCCGACGTCGCCGGATGGACGTCAGCGGCCAGAAACCGGCCGGCGACGAAGGTCCCGCCCCAGAAGAAGGCGGCGGCGAAAAGCTTCAGGTAGGTTGACAGCACCGCCGCAGGTTACCAGCCTCGACCAGGAAATCAATACATTTCCATGGACAGTAAAACACCCGCCCTGATAACTGGTATGCTTCTGGTGAAACTCAGGACTGATTTCTGGAGACGCCATGCGACGCTACTCGGACCAGCCCTTCCCCGCCTACCGTCACCGGCTCGACCGGACCCCGCACCCGACCCGTGACCCGCGCGGTCACAGCTACGGACTGCCCGAGCCGATCCCCCTTTCCTGTTCGCAACGAAACTGGCCCGGCTGTGAACCCTATCTCTATGGCGTCGACCTGTTCAACCACGGCTATTTCTGGGAAGCCCATACCGCCTTCGAGCAAGTCTGGCTGGCGGAGGGGCGCGAGACGGTCAACGGGCTCTTTTTTCAGGGATTGATCCAGATCGCCGCCGGATTCCTCAAGCTGGCGGGCGGCGAACCGGACAACGCCCGGATGCTGGTCGAACTGGGGATCGAAAAACTGCCGACCGAGCCCGAGGTCTTTTTCGGGCTGCAACTGTCACCTTTTATCACCCGAATACGGGAAAGCCTGGAGAATGAGGCCATCCCGCCGATAATAGAGCTGCAGATCGAAAACAGCTTCTGAACCAGCCACCTCATCTCTTCCCGGTCATGAGCGGTCTTCCTTGACCCTGGACATACCGACCGGGTATCGTCAATAGCATGTTGCAGAACACTTTTGAATCCATACCCCGATGACCGAGATCCCCCGCGATATCCCCCTGGACGCCTGGCTGCCGACCAGCCGCGCCGAGATGCGGGCCCGCGACTGGCAACAGGCCGACGTGATCATCGTCTCCGGCGACGCCTACGTCGATCATCCGAGTTTCGGCGGCGCGGTCATCGGCCGGCTGCTGGAAGATCTCGGGCTGAAGGTGGCGGTGCTGCCGCAGCCGAACTGGCGTGACGACCTGCGAGACTTCCGCAAGCTCGGCGCCCCACGGCTGTTCTTCGCCGTCACCGCCGGCTGCATGGATTCGATGGTCAACCACTACACCGCCAGCCGTCGGCGACGTGCCGACGACGCCTACACCGCCGGTGGCCGGTCCGGGATGCGGCCCGACTACGCGGTCAGCGTCTACAGCCGCATCCTCAAACGGCTCTATCCCGAAACCCCGGTGGTCATCGGCGGCATCGAGGCAAGTCTCAGGCGCGTCACGCATTACGACTACTGGTCCGACAGCTTCAAACCGACAATCCTCGCCGACAGCGGCGCCGACCTGCTGGTCTACGGCATGGGTGAGAAGCCGCTGACCGAAATTGTCCGGCTGCTGCAGCGCGGCGTTCCCTTCGAGCGTCTCGACACTCTCGAACAAACCGCTCTGCTGCGTCCAGTGGAGTCCCTGCCGCGCTGCCGGAAATGGCGGGATGAAGAACTGGCGTCCCACGAAAGCTGTTTGAAAAACAAGAAACTGCAGGCAAAAAATTTCGCCCGGATCGAAACCGAGAGCAACCGCCTGCAGAGCCGGGTGCGTTTTCTGCAACGGGTCAATGAAAAGATGCTGGTCATCAACCCGCCGGCCGCTCTTCTGGACGAAAAGGAACTGGACCGCAGCTTCGCCCTGCCCTACACCCGGCTGCCGCACCCCCGCTACCGGGGGAAAACGATTCCCGCTTTCGAGATGATCAAGGATTCAATCACCCTGCATCGCGGCTGCTTCGGCGGTTGTTCTTTCTGCACCATCTCCGCCCACCAGGGGAAATTCATCACCAGCCGCAGCGAATCCTCGATCCTGGCCGAACTGGAGCAGCTGACCGCCCGTCCCGGCTTCTGCGGCACCCTTTCCGACCTCGGCGGTCCGAGCGCCAACATGTACCGCATGCAGGGGAAGAATCTTGACCAGTGCCGTCACTGCGCCCGCCCGAGCTGCCTGCACCCGGCGGTCTGCGCCAACCTCGACACCCGCCATCGACCGCTGATCAACCTCTACCGCAAAGTCTCCGGTCACCCCGCGGTACGCCACGTCCATATTGGATCCGGCCTGCGCTACGACCTGTTCATGCATCCCACCGACGACAAAGAACTTGCCGCCGACCACGCCGAATACCTCGAAGAACTGGTCACCCGACATGTCTCCGGGCGTCTCAAGGTCGCCCCGGAACACGCTTCGGATAAGATTCTGGCGCTGATGCGCAAACCCTCCTTCGCCATGTTCCGGGAACTGAAGCGGCGCTTCGAGCAGATCTGCCGCGAACATAACCTGAACCAGCAGCTGATCCCCTACCTGATCTCGGGACACCCCGGCTGCGGGCTGGAGGAGATGGCGGAACTGGCACTCAAAACCCGCGAACTCGGCTACCGGGTTGAGCAGGTGCAGCTGTTCACGCCGACGCCGATGACCCTGGCCGCGGAGATGTACGCCACCGGCATCGATCCCCACAGCGGCCGGCCGATCGCCTGTGCCACAACCGACCACCTGCGGGAGGAACAGCACCGGCTGCTGTTCTGGTACCGACCGGAAGAGTTGCCGAAAATCGTCCGCAGCCTGCACGCGGCGGGGCTACCGTGCCTGGCACGGCAATTCAACGAAAAACCCGACGGAAGGAATAAAAAAAGAAAGGGAAAACGGGGGACAGGCCGTCGCAACGACAGAAACAGGCACTGAATCGAGGCAGCGCATGCACATCCATCGCGATCAGCAGATCTGCCGCCAGTGCGGCGGCCTCTGCTGCCAGGGACATCCCGGCTGCTGGACCGACCCACGGCGTTTCGCCGAGATCTTCTTTGCAGGCCGGAACTTCACCCTGGACGAACTGAAGACACGGTGTACGACCATCGGTCTGCAGTTGCGGAACTACAGCGGGGTACCGGTTCCGGCGCCGCGCAGCGATGAGTCGGGCTGTGCTTTCCTCGCTGAACAGGGTTGTGGACTGGGAGAAGATCAGCGTCCCTGCCAGTGTCTGGGGCTGATCCCCGACATCGAGACCCTGTTCACTGGCGAGATCCACTGCCGAC
The sequence above is a segment of the Geothermobacter hydrogeniphilus genome. Coding sequences within it:
- a CDS encoding DMT family transporter codes for the protein MLSTYLKLFAAAFFWGGTFVAGRFLAADVHPATSAFFRFLFASLLLVVATRRLEGRLPKLDRRQMLAVSSLGLTGIFAYNLFFFNGLTQIGAGRAALIIALNPVAITLCSVLVYRESLPFSRLLGIPLSIFGAMLVITRGNPELILQGGIGRGELLIFGCVLSWTLYSVIGKTAMRGLSPLAAVCWSSLVGTLLLLIPALLQDSFAEALGLSISSWLSIGYLGLFGTVVSFLWYFQGIEAIGPSRAAVFINFVPVNGVLLATLLLGETLSPSLLVGGILVVTGACLANAPRPLFRRCL
- a CDS encoding DUF309 domain-containing protein translates to MRRYSDQPFPAYRHRLDRTPHPTRDPRGHSYGLPEPIPLSCSQRNWPGCEPYLYGVDLFNHGYFWEAHTAFEQVWLAEGRETVNGLFFQGLIQIAAGFLKLAGGEPDNARMLVELGIEKLPTEPEVFFGLQLSPFITRIRESLENEAIPPIIELQIENSF
- a CDS encoding YgiQ family radical SAM protein, with protein sequence MTEIPRDIPLDAWLPTSRAEMRARDWQQADVIIVSGDAYVDHPSFGGAVIGRLLEDLGLKVAVLPQPNWRDDLRDFRKLGAPRLFFAVTAGCMDSMVNHYTASRRRRADDAYTAGGRSGMRPDYAVSVYSRILKRLYPETPVVIGGIEASLRRVTHYDYWSDSFKPTILADSGADLLVYGMGEKPLTEIVRLLQRGVPFERLDTLEQTALLRPVESLPRCRKWRDEELASHESCLKNKKLQAKNFARIETESNRLQSRVRFLQRVNEKMLVINPPAALLDEKELDRSFALPYTRLPHPRYRGKTIPAFEMIKDSITLHRGCFGGCSFCTISAHQGKFITSRSESSILAELEQLTARPGFCGTLSDLGGPSANMYRMQGKNLDQCRHCARPSCLHPAVCANLDTRHRPLINLYRKVSGHPAVRHVHIGSGLRYDLFMHPTDDKELAADHAEYLEELVTRHVSGRLKVAPEHASDKILALMRKPSFAMFRELKRRFEQICREHNLNQQLIPYLISGHPGCGLEEMAELALKTRELGYRVEQVQLFTPTPMTLAAEMYATGIDPHSGRPIACATTDHLREEQHRLLFWYRPEELPKIVRSLHAAGLPCLARQFNEKPDGRNKKRKGKRGTGRRNDRNRH